In Methanooceanicella nereidis, the following proteins share a genomic window:
- a CDS encoding RAD55 family ATPase, producing the protein MKKLKTGILGLDSLLDGGFNEHSATILVGSSGTGKTTMALQFLRKGLETGNEGIYITLEESKEQILAEAKSMGWEDIESYIEQGSLVFLEAAGKDLADFIKEELPQFVEDWEGSNARIVIDPLTPVIWAFEDKYDQRMLISQLFKETKRVGTVLSTIEEHGNAGEMASGMAGGETVIPMYLADTIVRIYFAGLGSMGNRMLNIIKSRQSWHSDLSYPYRFVLGIGIVIDTSEMEPKRIKKLTPEMKLQINERVASLPKRDAEQIKTIVRYMERADLGDMAPERIIDMLIEDYQNSAQGTMEGTVGPM; encoded by the coding sequence ATGAAGAAGCTCAAGACTGGTATATTAGGATTAGACAGCCTCCTAGACGGGGGTTTTAACGAACACTCGGCAACGATACTTGTAGGTTCCTCGGGTACCGGAAAGACGACGATGGCTTTGCAATTTTTAAGAAAAGGGCTTGAGACCGGTAACGAAGGCATATACATCACGCTGGAAGAATCTAAGGAGCAGATATTAGCCGAAGCTAAAAGTATGGGCTGGGAGGACATTGAGTCGTATATCGAGCAGGGCTCCCTTGTTTTTCTGGAGGCGGCCGGCAAAGACCTTGCGGATTTCATAAAGGAAGAGCTGCCCCAATTCGTCGAGGACTGGGAAGGCTCAAACGCGCGCATCGTGATAGATCCGCTGACGCCAGTGATATGGGCGTTTGAGGATAAATACGATCAGAGGATGCTTATTTCCCAGCTATTCAAGGAGACTAAAAGAGTCGGCACAGTACTTAGCACGATCGAGGAGCACGGGAACGCCGGGGAGATGGCAAGCGGCATGGCCGGAGGCGAGACAGTCATACCGATGTATCTCGCAGACACTATCGTCCGCATTTATTTCGCCGGGCTGGGATCCATGGGTAACCGCATGCTCAATATCATAAAATCAAGGCAATCATGGCATAGCGATCTTTCTTACCCTTACAGGTTCGTGCTGGGCATAGGGATCGTCATAGACACAAGCGAGATGGAACCCAAGAGAATAAAGAAGCTCACTCCGGAAATGAAGCTGCAGATCAACGAGAGAGTGGCCAGCCTGCCAAAGCGCGACGCAGAGCAGATCAAGACGATCGTCAGATACATGGAGCGCGCGGACCTTGGCGACATGGCGCCCGAACGGATAATCGACATGCTCATTGAGGATTACCAAAACTCCGCCCAGGGAACGATGGAAGGCACCGTTGGGCCAATGTAA
- a CDS encoding KaiC domain-containing protein — MTMKLLSTGVNGLDELLHGGFPEKHMVVVFGGMGTGKSTLALQFIVNGLMKGEKTVYMSLEERENEIVESARGFGWDIQSFIDNNMLILIRLDPNDIKSTLSRIKNEMPKLIKSFGASRLVIDSITLFEMMFSDEAERRLNLFEIFAILKETGVTALITSEAAREDSYSTRYGLVEYVADGVIMLRYVRQDELRDVKLAVEVVKMRRHNHSRSIKPYDITNEGIVVHSESEVF, encoded by the coding sequence ATGACGATGAAACTACTTAGCACAGGTGTAAACGGATTGGATGAGCTTCTTCACGGAGGGTTCCCGGAGAAGCACATGGTCGTGGTCTTTGGAGGAATGGGTACAGGCAAGTCCACGCTTGCCCTGCAGTTCATAGTGAACGGCCTGATGAAAGGCGAGAAGACAGTATACATGAGCCTTGAGGAGAGGGAGAACGAGATAGTGGAATCCGCCAGGGGTTTCGGCTGGGACATCCAATCATTCATCGATAACAACATGCTGATCCTGATAAGGCTTGACCCGAATGACATAAAGTCAACGCTTTCAAGGATAAAGAACGAGATGCCGAAGCTGATAAAGTCTTTCGGAGCATCGAGGCTTGTCATCGACTCTATCACTTTGTTCGAGATGATGTTCTCGGACGAGGCTGAGCGCAGGCTTAATCTTTTTGAGATATTCGCCATACTAAAGGAGACAGGAGTGACGGCATTGATCACTTCGGAAGCCGCACGCGAGGACTCGTATTCCACCAGGTACGGGCTTGTCGAGTATGTCGCTGACGGCGTCATAATGCTGAGATACGTAAGGCAGGACGAGCTCCGCGACGTCAAGCTGGCGGTAGAAGTGGTCAAGATGAGACGCCATAACCATTCGCGCAGTATCAAGCCTTATGACATAACGAATGAAGGCATAGTAGTGCATTCAGAGTCTGAAGTGTTCTAA
- a CDS encoding RAD55 family ATPase has translation MSRSIVKYPTGIMSMDTIIKGGLPAGSFTLLLGEVGAGSQEFAYTSMLMLSQMKKERIALETDGKSNGVNLPDKICYISFTRTRDNILLDISALKVASVTDVESNLIFIDLSGEYFSRTQVPMSWTRDEMATLTDLKTANTNRTVFKAVIDTLEKYAPNNLVIIDSLTDLLRSAGSENLTWSDLVSLLKGIQRMSKQWNSVIYALLTADIFDASKEEEVSDCVDGVMVFKWDITGINQLQRTMYIKKFRGLMPYLEEDNVVRFETKVSASRAFEISNIREIIGR, from the coding sequence GTGAGCAGATCAATAGTAAAATATCCGACAGGAATAATGTCGATGGACACCATAATCAAAGGAGGGCTTCCCGCAGGGTCTTTCACGCTTCTGCTTGGCGAGGTCGGGGCAGGCAGCCAGGAATTCGCGTATACCTCCATGCTCATGTTATCTCAGATGAAAAAGGAGCGTATTGCGCTGGAGACGGATGGCAAAAGCAATGGTGTCAACCTGCCGGACAAGATATGCTACATATCGTTCACAAGGACCAGGGATAACATACTGCTGGACATATCCGCATTAAAAGTAGCTAGCGTAACTGACGTAGAGTCAAACCTCATATTCATTGACCTGTCGGGGGAATATTTTTCCCGCACGCAGGTCCCGATGTCCTGGACAAGGGATGAGATGGCAACGCTGACAGACCTTAAGACAGCCAATACGAACAGGACGGTCTTCAAGGCCGTCATCGATACCCTGGAAAAGTATGCGCCAAACAACCTGGTCATAATCGATTCGCTAACGGACCTCCTCAGGAGCGCGGGCTCCGAAAACCTCACATGGAGCGATCTTGTCTCCCTGCTTAAAGGGATCCAGAGAATGTCAAAACAATGGAACTCTGTGATATATGCGCTCCTCACGGCGGACATATTCGACGCCAGCAAAGAGGAAGAGGTCTCGGATTGCGTTGACGGCGTCATGGTCTTTAAATGGGACATCACCGGTATCAATCAGCTGCAGCGTACGATGTACATAAAAAAATTCAGGGGATTGATGCCATACCTTGAAGAAGATAACGTAGTAAGGTTCGAAACGAAGGTAAGTGCCAGCCGCGCCTTTGAGATATCGAACATCAGAGAGATCATAGGTAGATGA